In one Pseudodesulfovibrio tunisiensis genomic region, the following are encoded:
- a CDS encoding MATE family efflux transporter, with amino-acid sequence MSDSHAHGEHPFVSSPNRTLAGLAVPVLFSLVAEPLTGLADTAFVARLPGSEPVAALGIGTVAFSSIFWAFTFLGIGTQTEVAHSLGRNDRGRAVRVASLASVLAAAIGVILMIVALPLLDWFSLLLGAKGVVVDHAGEYMRYRLLGAPGVLVSLACFGALRGMEDMRTPLWVAVSMNVLNILLDWALVFGVGPFPAMGVAGAAVASSISQWFGAVWAFLAVTVRLGFLLAPNRTEVGKLFSIGGDLFVRTGMVLLFLALCTRAANAAGAHEGAAYQAIRQFFIFGSLFLDAFAITGQTLVGYFLGRRNWAQARRVAAYVCWWSVGMGGLLCVFMLFFRQGIATLLVPPSAVHVFFPAWTVAALLQPIGALSYATDGIHWGTGDFRYLRNAMIVASLVGGGVVFGLEQVGPDNVLVYIWLATILWAGIRAAFGLVRVWPGIGRAPLGRGGVR; translated from the coding sequence GTGTCCGATTCCCATGCTCACGGGGAACACCCCTTTGTCTCCTCTCCGAACAGGACGCTTGCCGGACTTGCGGTGCCTGTCCTGTTTTCCCTTGTGGCCGAACCTTTGACCGGTTTGGCCGATACCGCGTTCGTGGCCAGATTGCCCGGTTCCGAGCCCGTGGCTGCGCTGGGAATCGGGACCGTGGCCTTTTCCTCGATCTTCTGGGCGTTCACCTTTCTGGGCATTGGTACGCAGACCGAAGTGGCTCATTCCCTTGGCCGAAACGACCGGGGCCGGGCCGTGCGCGTGGCTTCCCTTGCCTCGGTGCTGGCCGCAGCCATTGGCGTGATCCTCATGATTGTCGCATTGCCACTGCTGGACTGGTTCTCCCTGCTGCTCGGGGCAAAGGGCGTGGTCGTAGACCATGCTGGGGAGTACATGCGCTATCGTCTGCTTGGTGCCCCCGGCGTGTTGGTTTCCCTGGCATGTTTTGGTGCGCTTCGTGGCATGGAAGACATGCGCACGCCCCTGTGGGTGGCCGTGAGCATGAATGTCCTGAATATTCTTCTGGATTGGGCGTTGGTGTTTGGCGTGGGACCGTTTCCGGCCATGGGCGTGGCCGGGGCGGCTGTGGCCAGCTCCATAAGCCAGTGGTTTGGTGCTGTTTGGGCGTTTCTCGCAGTCACGGTTCGTCTGGGGTTTCTGCTTGCCCCAAATCGTACTGAAGTGGGCAAACTGTTTTCCATCGGTGGAGATTTGTTTGTGCGCACTGGCATGGTGCTGCTGTTTCTGGCGTTGTGCACACGGGCGGCAAATGCGGCCGGAGCACATGAAGGTGCGGCGTATCAGGCCATCCGTCAGTTCTTCATTTTCGGATCGCTGTTTCTGGATGCGTTCGCCATTACCGGCCAGACTCTGGTGGGCTATTTTCTGGGACGTCGAAATTGGGCGCAGGCGCGGCGCGTGGCCGCATACGTGTGTTGGTGGAGTGTGGGCATGGGCGGACTTTTGTGCGTGTTCATGCTGTTTTTCCGGCAGGGGATCGCCACACTGCTGGTGCCACCGTCGGCCGTGCATGTGTTTTTCCCGGCCTGGACCGTTGCCGCACTGCTTCAACCCATCGGTGCATTGTCCTATGCCACGGATGGCATCCATTGGGGAACAGGGGATTTCCGCTATCTGAGAAACGCCATGATCGTGGCGTCCCTTGTGGGGGGAGGCGTGGTGTTCGGTCTGGAGCAGGTCGGGCCGGACAACGTGCTGGTTTACATCTGGCTGGCAACCATTCTGTGGGCCGGGATCAGGGCCGCATTCGGCCTTGTGCGGGTCTGGCCGGGGATCGGCAGGGCCCCCTTGGGACGAGGTGGGGTACGGTAG
- a CDS encoding RtcB family protein, translating into MKRLPLIQHGEFEWHLPCSEGMNVPAIIYASEPLIRDMDALAVSQLRDVACLPGIAGAAYAMPDTHSGYGFPIGGVAAFDPARGGVVSMGGVGFDIACGVRTLLTGLTRDDIISRQETLAETLFSAVPSGVGRGGKLILAGDELDAMLYRGAAWAVDQGLGTARDLTRTEEGGYARGAAPEHVSDHAKTRIRDQVGTLGSGNHYLEVQWVESILDPAKAEIFGLRQGDAVVSIHCGSRGLGHQIGTDFLDELAPKKGRNRKRKAAASATLSNRELACAPIHSDAGQRYLGAMQAGINCALANRQVITHLVRQAFDTVFPGSTLSQLYDVCHNTCKIETHEVNGRRKTVFVHRKGATRAFGPGHPDIPGEFRETGQPVLVGGSMGSPSYILAGSAQAMQRSFGSACHGAGRVMSRTLAKKRFKGRDVADSLRHNGIFVRSFSSKGIAEEAPDAYKCIDEVVASATGAGLVIPVAKVLPLVCVKG; encoded by the coding sequence ATGAAGCGACTGCCCCTGATCCAGCACGGTGAATTCGAATGGCATCTGCCCTGTTCCGAAGGCATGAATGTGCCCGCGATCATTTATGCGAGCGAACCGCTGATCCGCGACATGGATGCACTCGCAGTCAGCCAGCTTCGGGACGTGGCCTGCCTGCCCGGCATTGCAGGCGCGGCCTATGCCATGCCGGACACGCACTCGGGCTACGGCTTTCCCATCGGCGGAGTGGCTGCATTCGATCCGGCAAGAGGTGGCGTGGTCTCCATGGGCGGCGTGGGATTCGACATCGCCTGCGGCGTGCGGACCCTGCTCACGGGCCTGACGCGCGATGACATCATCTCCCGGCAGGAGACGCTTGCCGAGACCCTGTTCTCGGCCGTGCCGTCGGGCGTGGGGCGCGGCGGCAAACTGATCCTTGCCGGAGACGAACTTGATGCCATGCTCTACCGTGGCGCTGCATGGGCCGTGGATCAAGGACTCGGAACCGCCCGCGACCTGACGCGTACCGAGGAAGGCGGATATGCGCGAGGGGCCGCACCGGAACACGTTTCCGACCATGCCAAGACCCGCATCCGCGATCAGGTGGGCACGCTCGGGTCCGGCAATCACTATCTTGAAGTCCAGTGGGTCGAATCCATTCTCGATCCCGCAAAAGCCGAGATTTTCGGGCTGCGGCAGGGGGATGCCGTGGTTTCCATTCATTGCGGTTCGCGTGGCCTCGGCCATCAGATCGGCACGGACTTTCTGGACGAACTCGCCCCGAAAAAAGGCAGGAACAGAAAACGGAAAGCAGCAGCTTCGGCCACGCTTTCGAACCGGGAACTCGCCTGCGCCCCGATCCATTCCGACGCGGGCCAGCGATATCTTGGAGCCATGCAGGCGGGCATCAACTGCGCCCTTGCCAACCGGCAGGTCATCACCCATCTGGTGCGACAGGCTTTCGACACGGTGTTCCCCGGATCCACTCTTTCCCAGCTCTACGACGTGTGCCACAACACCTGCAAGATCGAGACGCACGAGGTCAACGGCAGACGGAAAACGGTCTTTGTGCACCGCAAGGGCGCAACCCGGGCGTTCGGTCCGGGGCATCCGGACATTCCCGGAGAATTCCGCGAGACCGGACAGCCCGTACTGGTGGGTGGCAGCATGGGCTCGCCCTCCTACATTCTGGCAGGCTCCGCGCAAGCCATGCAGCGCAGTTTCGGGTCCGCCTGCCATGGCGCGGGGCGGGTCATGAGCCGGACATTGGCAAAAAAGCGGTTCAAGGGTCGCGATGTGGCCGATTCCCTGCGCCACAACGGCATTTTCGTTCGCAGTTTTTCAAGCAAAGGTATTGCCGAAGAAGCTCCCGACGCGTATAAATGTATAGATGAAGTCGTTGCTTCCGCCACCGGGGCGGGGTTGGTCATACCGGTAGCGAAAGTGCTCCCCCTGGTGTGCGTCAAGGGGTAA
- a CDS encoding Hpt domain-containing protein: MVEVEKEVIDSRFLASMAGKHPFLKRMFTVFISQEPKRIRKIRDALNSGDVKELRMLAHALKGGAATMGAERVRDCCLLLEKASKSNDLQAAQKHLQCLESEMRNAYAFMFNFLAEN, from the coding sequence ATGGTTGAAGTGGAAAAGGAAGTCATAGACAGCCGCTTTCTGGCGTCCATGGCCGGCAAGCATCCGTTCCTGAAACGAATGTTCACGGTTTTCATTTCGCAGGAGCCGAAGCGCATCCGGAAAATCCGCGATGCCCTGAACTCGGGCGACGTGAAGGAACTGCGAATGCTGGCCCACGCCCTCAAGGGCGGTGCCGCCACCATGGGGGCGGAACGCGTGCGCGACTGTTGTCTGCTTCTGGAAAAGGCTTCAAAATCAAACGACCTTCAGGCAGCGCAAAAGCATTTGCAATGTCTGGAAAGCGAGATGCGGAACGCCTACGCGTTCATGTTCAACTTTCTCGCAGAGAACTGA